The Longimicrobiaceae bacterium genome includes a window with the following:
- a CDS encoding phage major capsid protein, whose translation MATSIERVRRAVAQTPWAILPEKLEMICEFLALRAEGHLSDEEIRAATAIRREPRRTRAGGVAVLPVYGTISHRMDMLSAISGGTSTESLGKAFDQFMNDPDIGTIVLDVDSPGGTVTGVQEVAQKIYDARGKGKRIIAVANGMAASAAYWIASAADELVVIPSGVVGSVGVYTIHQDASRMLENEGVKTTIIRAGKHKAEGSPYEPLSEDTRAYAQSQVDEIYDEFVQAVAKHRGVTVAKVESGFGQGRVVKAKAAIAAGMADRIATLDEVLEELGVSRMSRRDEARIEAVEAPTASATYEGSPLTLHATATTHEAGFAAPVLYRNNVIATDSGTETMQEAGRDASGAQVTPPDTEPAPEAREQAMPKENDVAAQNGAAQGGTASAEPRIAVGVDLAAERKRAQAISELCSMHGIGEKASDYIQSGATVEQVVADIRETAASNLQAMKASQMSEMSAAERRRYSLSRAILAAANDDWSDAGFEREISEHIRKNMPKDYKSRGGFFYPVRAALEVGTSTAGGNAVFTQGGDFIDLLRARMKVAELGATILTGLEGGTIAFPKQTGASSWTWVDENPGSDVADTDATIGQVLLAPKAGQTSTAFSRQLLQQASIDVEMFVRNDLTQVAALGIDAAAIAGTGTGNQPTGIIYTSGIGVVPGGTNGAAPDYEDMVDLETQIAVDNADIGSMAYLTTPGIRGKLKKTQQFSSTNGVPVWTGGRVGEVNGYPAHVSTQVPSDLSKGSASGVCHAIVFGVWSQLLIGYWGALELVVDPYTKKKQALIEVTSYQSVGIAVRHAEAFSAMLDALTS comes from the coding sequence ATGGCAACCAGTATCGAGAGGGTGCGGCGCGCGGTTGCGCAGACCCCGTGGGCGATCCTGCCCGAGAAGCTGGAGATGATCTGCGAGTTCCTGGCGCTCCGGGCCGAGGGGCACCTCTCCGACGAGGAGATCCGCGCCGCCACGGCGATCCGCAGAGAGCCCAGGCGCACGCGCGCCGGCGGCGTGGCGGTTCTGCCCGTCTACGGCACGATCTCGCACCGCATGGACATGCTCTCCGCCATAAGCGGGGGCACCTCCACCGAATCGCTCGGCAAGGCGTTCGACCAGTTCATGAATGATCCCGACATCGGAACCATCGTACTGGACGTGGACTCGCCGGGCGGGACCGTGACGGGGGTTCAGGAGGTCGCGCAGAAGATCTACGACGCGCGCGGAAAGGGCAAGCGGATCATCGCGGTCGCCAACGGCATGGCCGCCTCCGCCGCCTACTGGATCGCCTCCGCCGCCGATGAACTGGTCGTGATCCCCTCCGGCGTCGTGGGCTCCGTGGGCGTCTACACGATCCATCAGGACGCCAGTCGGATGCTGGAGAACGAGGGCGTCAAGACCACGATCATCCGCGCCGGGAAGCACAAGGCGGAGGGCTCGCCCTACGAGCCACTGTCCGAGGATACCCGCGCCTACGCGCAGTCGCAGGTCGATGAGATCTACGACGAGTTCGTGCAGGCCGTCGCGAAGCACCGGGGCGTCACCGTGGCGAAGGTCGAGAGCGGATTCGGACAGGGCCGCGTGGTGAAGGCAAAGGCCGCGATTGCCGCCGGCATGGCGGACCGCATCGCCACGCTGGATGAGGTGCTGGAAGAACTGGGCGTGAGCCGCATGTCGCGGCGGGACGAGGCGCGGATCGAGGCGGTGGAGGCGCCGACCGCATCCGCCACCTACGAGGGAAGCCCGCTGACGCTGCACGCGACGGCCACCACCCACGAGGCCGGCTTTGCTGCGCCCGTGCTATACCGAAACAACGTGATTGCTACCGATTCAGGCACCGAAACGATGCAGGAGGCGGGCCGGGACGCCTCCGGCGCGCAGGTCACTCCCCCGGACACCGAACCGGCCCCAGAGGCCAGGGAGCAAGCCATGCCGAAAGAGAACGACGTGGCGGCCCAGAACGGGGCCGCCCAGGGAGGGACCGCGAGCGCGGAGCCGCGCATTGCGGTCGGAGTGGACCTGGCCGCCGAGCGCAAGCGCGCGCAGGCGATCAGCGAGCTGTGCAGCATGCACGGCATCGGGGAGAAGGCATCGGACTACATCCAGTCCGGCGCGACGGTCGAGCAGGTGGTGGCGGACATCCGCGAGACGGCCGCCTCCAACCTCCAGGCCATGAAGGCCAGCCAGATGTCGGAGATGAGCGCGGCCGAGCGGCGCCGGTACTCGCTCTCCCGCGCGATCCTCGCCGCCGCGAACGACGACTGGTCGGACGCCGGCTTCGAGCGCGAGATCTCGGAGCACATCCGCAAGAACATGCCGAAGGACTACAAGTCCCGCGGCGGCTTCTTCTATCCCGTCCGCGCCGCGCTGGAGGTGGGCACCTCGACCGCCGGTGGCAACGCGGTGTTCACCCAGGGCGGGGACTTCATCGACCTGCTCCGCGCCCGCATGAAGGTGGCCGAGCTCGGCGCGACGATCCTGACCGGCCTCGAGGGCGGCACGATCGCGTTCCCCAAGCAGACCGGCGCGTCGAGCTGGACCTGGGTCGATGAGAACCCCGGATCGGACGTCGCTGACACGGACGCCACCATCGGGCAGGTGCTGCTTGCGCCCAAGGCCGGGCAGACCTCCACTGCGTTCAGTCGCCAGCTTCTGCAGCAGGCGTCGATTGACGTGGAGATGTTCGTCCGCAACGACCTGACGCAGGTGGCCGCGCTCGGGATCGACGCCGCGGCGATCGCCGGGACCGGCACCGGCAACCAGCCGACCGGCATCATCTACACCTCCGGCATCGGAGTGGTGCCCGGCGGTACTAACGGCGCCGCGCCGGACTATGAGGACATGGTGGACCTCGAGACGCAGATCGCGGTGGACAACGCCGACATCGGCTCGATGGCGTACCTCACCACGCCGGGCATCCGCGGCAAGCTCAAGAAGACACAGCAGTTCAGCTCGACCAACGGCGTCCCGGTCTGGACCGGCGGGCGCGTGGGCGAGGTGAACGGCTACCCCGCCCACGTCTCGACGCAGGTGCCCTCTGACCTCAGCAAGGGCTCCGCCTCGGGCGTCTGCCACGCCATCGTATTCGGCGTGTGGAGCCAGCTTTTGATTGGCTACTGGGGCGCGCTGGAGCTGGTGGTGGACCCCTACACCAAGAAGAAGCAGGCGCTCATTGAGGTCACCAGCTACCAGTCGGTCGGCATCGCCGTGCGGCACGCGGAGGCGTTCTCCGCCATGCTCGACGCGCTGACGAGCTGA
- a CDS encoding methyltransferase domain-containing protein: MNAVFQRWASEGLVWLPERGVGFLRVTEAPYDAEYFAKYERYAETPMGRAITKARLDLVRRHTKTRILCDVGIGCGAFAEAADCCGYDINPVGEAWLRKNGRWLNPYETRVDAVTMWDTLEHIADPAPLLANVRRWVFVSLPIVPGDGPPPLDWKHLRRDEHTLYFTRDGLIRFMDAHGFACVEHSTAESLLGREDIGSFAFKRQ, from the coding sequence GTGAACGCCGTCTTTCAGCGGTGGGCCAGCGAGGGGCTGGTCTGGCTGCCCGAGCGGGGGGTGGGCTTCCTGCGCGTGACCGAGGCTCCGTATGACGCGGAGTACTTCGCCAAGTATGAGCGATACGCCGAAACCCCGATGGGGCGGGCCATCACGAAGGCGCGGCTGGACCTCGTGCGGCGGCACACAAAGACGCGGATCCTGTGCGACGTGGGGATCGGCTGCGGCGCCTTTGCCGAGGCGGCGGACTGCTGCGGGTACGACATCAACCCGGTCGGCGAGGCGTGGCTGCGCAAGAACGGGCGCTGGCTGAACCCGTATGAGACGCGGGTCGATGCGGTGACCATGTGGGACACGCTGGAGCACATCGCGGACCCCGCGCCCCTGCTCGCGAACGTGCGCCGGTGGGTATTCGTCTCCCTGCCGATCGTGCCCGGCGACGGCCCGCCCCCGCTCGACTGGAAGCATCTGCGCCGCGACGAGCACACGCTCTACTTCACTCGCGACGGGCTGATCCGTTTCATGGACGCGCACGGTTTCGCCTGCGTGGAACATTCCACCGCGGAAAGCCTGTTGGGGAGGGAGGACATCGGCAGCTTTGCCTTCAAGCGCCAGTGA
- a CDS encoding terminase gpA endonuclease subunit produces the protein GDRLEVKVKGYGAGEESWVIHHEQLWGDPGRDEVWQMLENVRTRAWEHESGAEMRIQAMCIDSGGHHTENVYRYVKPRQPQRVWATKGMSQPGRPLVGRPSRANKHGVKLLPIGTDTAKDAVFARLKVNVPGPLYMHFPDFLDDEYFAQLTAEKVVTRYHKGRPVRRYEKTRPRNEALDLEVLCLAALVSMGTPVIQSLGTYAEKVRVEGAKRREQEEGAKKAEAPAAPPRPAVRRPKGWVRGWR, from the coding sequence GGAGACCGGCTCGAGGTAAAGGTGAAGGGCTACGGCGCGGGCGAAGAATCCTGGGTGATCCACCACGAGCAGTTGTGGGGCGACCCTGGCCGCGACGAGGTGTGGCAGATGCTGGAAAACGTCCGCACGCGGGCATGGGAGCACGAGTCCGGCGCCGAAATGCGCATCCAGGCCATGTGCATCGACTCCGGCGGGCACCACACGGAAAACGTCTACCGCTATGTGAAGCCGCGCCAGCCGCAGCGCGTATGGGCCACGAAGGGCATGTCGCAGCCGGGGCGCCCGCTGGTGGGCCGGCCATCCCGCGCGAACAAGCATGGGGTGAAGCTGCTGCCGATCGGCACCGACACGGCGAAGGACGCCGTTTTCGCGCGGCTAAAGGTGAACGTCCCGGGGCCGCTGTATATGCACTTCCCGGACTTCTTGGATGACGAGTACTTCGCACAGCTCACCGCCGAGAAAGTGGTGACGCGCTACCACAAGGGGCGCCCCGTGCGGCGCTACGAGAAGACCCGCCCTCGCAACGAAGCCCTGGACCTCGAGGTGCTATGCTTGGCTGCGCTGGTTTCGATGGGAACGCCGGTGATCCAGAGCCTCGGCACCTATGCGGAGAAAGTCCGAGTCGAGGGCGCCAAGCGCCGCGAGCAGGAAGAGGGTGCGAAAAAGGCCGAGGCTCCCGCCGCCCCGCCCCGCCCGGCCGTCAGACGCCCGAAGGGCTGGGTCCGCGGATGGCGATGA
- a CDS encoding phage portal protein — MVPLRKRLRAAWSLLRGDNKPAHATAFSGAQYSRLTADWIFAGTRSPDAEIRGDLRALKNRSREMGRNNPHARRFRSLVSRNVVGKHGIRLQAKVRRPSGLPDAEINRQIETAWKRWCLRGNCTADGMMSFAQVQKLYVETLVSDGEALLRILPGFRNDFGFAVQLLDTDLLDETFNRPAGDGQNEVRMGVEIDEWGRPVQYWLWSRHPQDYQGGRARERFPVPASQIVHDFLPERPGQTRGVTYFAPVLLRSRMLDAFEEAAVVAARVGASHMAFFKPDPDHPGFDPTRGEDPGEIPMEAEPGTFGRLPVGYSVEEWDPNHPNTAFAEFDKAVLRSIAAGLDVSYNSLAADLSDANYSSLREGKLDERSVWAGLQQWMIDGLLERIYPEWLKWALTTGQLDLPQRNVARWIDHEWQPRGWEWVDPLKDIMASKEAVALRVNSRTRICAERGIDFEEVLSELAAEERLAADYGIDLTIDPKTLGGEADPDDDDDERAGAAWEAKILSRMTGNGNGNGHHALNGKGA, encoded by the coding sequence TTGGTCCCGCTGCGTAAGCGCCTGCGTGCCGCATGGTCGCTGCTGCGAGGCGACAACAAGCCCGCGCACGCCACCGCCTTCTCGGGCGCGCAGTACAGCCGTCTGACCGCCGACTGGATCTTCGCCGGCACGCGCTCCCCCGATGCCGAGATCCGGGGCGATCTGCGGGCGCTGAAGAACCGCTCGCGCGAGATGGGGCGTAACAACCCCCATGCCCGCCGCTTCCGCAGCCTCGTCTCCCGCAACGTGGTCGGCAAGCACGGCATTCGGCTGCAAGCGAAGGTGCGGCGCCCGAGCGGACTGCCCGACGCGGAGATCAACCGGCAGATCGAGACGGCGTGGAAGCGCTGGTGCCTGCGCGGCAACTGCACGGCGGACGGGATGATGTCCTTTGCGCAGGTGCAGAAGCTCTACGTCGAGACGCTGGTTTCCGATGGCGAGGCGCTGCTGCGCATCCTCCCCGGCTTCCGCAACGACTTCGGCTTCGCGGTGCAGCTCCTCGACACCGATCTGCTGGACGAGACGTTCAACCGCCCCGCCGGGGACGGCCAGAACGAGGTCCGCATGGGCGTCGAGATAGACGAGTGGGGCCGCCCCGTCCAATACTGGCTGTGGAGCCGCCACCCGCAGGACTACCAGGGTGGCCGTGCGCGCGAGCGATTCCCCGTGCCCGCCTCGCAGATCGTCCACGACTTCCTGCCCGAGCGGCCGGGGCAGACGCGCGGCGTGACCTACTTCGCGCCCGTGCTACTGCGCTCGCGGATGCTGGATGCCTTCGAGGAGGCGGCCGTTGTCGCGGCCCGCGTCGGCGCCTCCCACATGGCGTTCTTTAAGCCCGACCCGGACCACCCCGGCTTCGATCCGACCCGGGGCGAGGACCCCGGCGAAATCCCGATGGAGGCGGAGCCTGGCACGTTCGGCCGCCTGCCCGTGGGATACTCCGTCGAAGAGTGGGACCCTAACCACCCGAACACGGCGTTCGCGGAGTTCGACAAGGCGGTCCTGCGCTCGATCGCCGCCGGGCTGGACGTCTCCTACAACTCGCTCGCCGCGGACCTTTCGGACGCGAACTATAGCAGTCTGCGCGAGGGCAAGCTGGACGAGCGCAGCGTGTGGGCCGGGCTCCAACAGTGGATGATCGACGGCCTGCTCGAGCGCATCTACCCCGAGTGGCTGAAGTGGGCGCTCACCACCGGCCAACTCGACCTCCCGCAGCGCAACGTGGCCCGCTGGATCGACCACGAGTGGCAACCCCGCGGCTGGGAGTGGGTGGACCCGCTCAAGGACATCATGGCGAGCAAGGAAGCCGTTGCGCTCCGCGTCAACAGCCGCACGCGCATCTGCGCCGAGCGGGGGATCGACTTTGAGGAGGTGCTGTCCGAACTCGCAGCCGAGGAAAGACTGGCTGCCGACTACGGCATCGACCTCACCATCGACCCCAAGACACTCGGGGGCGAGGCGGACCCGGACGATGACGACGACGAGCGGGCGGGCGCGGCGTGGGAGGCCAAGATCCTCTCGCGCATGACCGGCAACGGCAACGGCAACGGGCACCACGCCCTGAACGGAAAGGGGGCCTGA